ATTGTGTATTAGTAATGTTTCCAATAGCCACTAGCAGTACAATGATAGAAAGGGATTTAAGAAAAGATGCATAGATTATGATGGGTTAAAATCATCTCCGTATGAGGTTTTtatttagagagagaatgacacagatattaatttttaaaaaaaaggtataaatgataaaaataaaaaataaaaaaaaaaaagtttaatacaTTATGCactatatttttcattctcCAAATGAAGGCTTCTATTTCTTTTTAGAAATGGAGATGGTCTCAACTTGGTTATGATTATATTATTGGGTTTAGTAAATTATGGAGTTTTAGAATTTGAgttggacctaactcaaccACAAAACTAACTTATAAATCGAGGGAGGCCCATCACTTATAACCATTACTTAGGCCATATTACTGTCCAATGGCAGATAGAGGCCATGCCAAAAATTCTGCCATATAAACATGGTGTTGCAACCTATGGCAAAAACATGGCCGATATAAAAGGTGTTGCCGCCTATGGCTGCTATCTCCCGTGCCAAAAGGCTTTAACGCCCACTGTGGCAGAAAATTGACAACATTTCACTCAAGATTAGACATCTTGGGCTTCACACGGGTGGGCCGATATCAGATGGTCCAATGAATTTAGGATGAACTCTAATATcgtcttagaatttgggtttgAGCTTAATTCAACTCTAAAAGTAGCTCATTGCGCGAGGGTTGTCTCCTACCACCATTCAAGCCATATAACTTTTCAACTACTGGTTATCAACATGAAGAATATGAAAATAGTCAATTCTTATGTGCTTCAATTCAATTAGTTTCTAAATATTTAactatttgtattttttattgtgtagaAAATGAAGGAAAGTGGAGGGAAGAAGAAACGGAGGGGTGAAGGAGATTCGGGAGATGATGAGGATATTGACAAATACTTTGGCCTGAAAGACAGAAAATCGTCGAAGAAGTTTAGAAGAAAATGAATGTTCTTTGTTTCCTCAAAAAAATGTACTATGTTCTTTCTTGCTCTGATTTTTCTCATTTCTTACTGAGATTTTCAAAACAGAGTGTTGAGAAAGTCAAATTATTATTTGGTTattggaaaattttaaaaattaggaTTTGTGTACCTCAAGTTAAGCTATAAATACATAAGCATTCTTCTCCCTATCACATAATTATGTTCTTGTACGATAACATACATATACAATATAGAACAGTGGTCAAACAGGCACTAGCACTACCATGACCTTCAATCGAATATGGATTGAGTGCAGTCAGTCGTGCAGTCAGCAATCTATAACCTTTCGAGTTTCGATTGAGATTAAATAATCTAGATTTTAACATCagaatttaatatatttaataagaataaaaaactaTCTAAAGATTTgaaccgtctgatcttgattgTTCTGGGTTGACTGTACCCATTAATGACTGCATTTAATCAAATTCACCTTCTATCTGCTAGTAATCTTATAAGGTAAATAAATGTTTACATTTTATTTACTACTACCTCCATCCCATATATAAGCTAATTataatgatgttttctctcccgaccccccccaattcttttataccccccgaAAATtccattttgccccttgcggtataAAAAATTTTTGCCAAACGacttcggtttttagaaaccgcaGGAGTAGGACTTCGGTTAATATAACCCGATCGCTGAAAGACTTCGGTGAACGTTAACCGAAGTGTTTCTGTATATAAATACTCTGCTGTCACTTCTTATTATTCACAAAACGAGAATTTAAAAAGCTTACGGAAAGAAGATCGATTTTTGACGCATTTGAGGCTTGAAATCAAGATTGAAGCatcatctaatggattcaagacgcACCAAAGCACAAAACTCAGGTAACCACCGATTTAAATTCGTTTTTTCTTGCGTTCATAGGCTCTGTTTTCGCAGGTGTTCTGACAGTAACCCTTCGGGtaatataaaccgaagtcaAGTTATGTGAccttcggtttatacgaaccgaaatgtTGATCCTCTGCGTTAGGCTTAGGCTTGGCTTGACTTGACTTCATATTGACTTATAAACTGTACTTCATATTGACTTGGCTTTATTTTGGCTTCATATTGACTTCATAGTGTGTCCTATGTGTTTAATTAGTGTTGTAATAGGATTGTAAATATTATGTGTGGTTGAttgattgttttttcatttgcgTATGCTGTAGTTACGGAAGGCGAAATTAACGAAGTTGTCGAAGTTAGGCGACCTGTTGTGCTTGGCCTTTTTGCAACGGCCATTGTTCCATCTGGTCAACCAAGAAGTCCTCCTAATGTGCCGCAGCCGATAGAAATTGACACGTCGTCTCATTTTGCGACTGATAGGGAAGAGAACGACAGAGATGAGTTGATCAAATGGGCTCGAAGCGTGTCGCAAAGTTTAAGGTTCGCAATTATAGTTAGGCGATCCGATTCGGGCGAGAAGAGAAAGGCTCAATTGGTGTTAGAGTGTGAACGTAGTGGGAAGTATGTTCCAGccaagaagaagttgaaatccGATACCTCCGGAACAAGAAAATGCGAATGTCCTTTCCGACTCCGTGGGTATTACAACAAGGCAACAAAACTATGGCGTTTGACTGTTGTCAACGGTATGCATAACCACGAGTTGGACAAAGGGCTTAAAGGGCATCTCGTGGCGGGGCGTTTGAAACCGCAAGAGAAGGAATTTATGGACGAGATGACAAGGAATGCGGTCGCTCCAAAAAACATATTGTCCACATTAAAGGAGAGAGATCCGGAAAACAAGACCTCTGCAAAGCAAGTGTACAACGCTCGTCATAGGTACAGAGTTAAAATGAGGGCGTCCATGACTGAGATGCAACACTTATGTAAGAAGCTTGATGATAACAAGTACTACTACAAGTATCGGACGGTTGTTGAAGATGGAGTAGAACATCTTCAAGATATATTCTTTGCACATCCGAGGTCCATAACTTTATTGAACTCTTTTCATACTGTGCTGATGATGGACTCCACATACAAAACCAGCAAGTACAAAATGCCGCTGTTTGAGATAGTCGGATACACTTCGACCGAGAAGACATTCAACGTTGCTTTTGCCTGGCTCAGTAACGAAAAGGAAGACAACTTTATATGGGCTCTGCAACAACTACGTTGTTTGTTAAGGCGTGAGACAAATTTGCCGAAGGTTATCTTGACGGATCGAGATTTAGCTTTGATGAATGCTATTCCGGCTGTGTTTCCAGAAGCGGCGGCGTTGGTTTGTCGGTTCCATGTTAAGAAGAATGTGAGGACCAAGGCAGCCGAGCTGGTCAAGGTGAGGGATGGGGAAAAGGTCAAGGCGGCGGACATGAGGGAAAGAGTCTGTTTGGCGTTCGAGGATGTGTTAGATTCGTCTACTGAGGCTGAGTATACTGAAAATGTTATGGCTTTTAGGAAGTTATGTGAGAGGTGGCCAAAATTTGTTCGGTACGTTGAAGAGACAATTTTGGACACTGACAAAGAGAAGCTCGTGAGTGCATGGGTGGACAAGTATATGCACATGGGCAACCATACGACAAATAGAGCCGAAAGCGCACACGGTGTTTTGAAAAGTTACTTGACCGACGGTCTCGGTGATTTGGTGAAGGGTTGGGAATCGATTCACAGAATGTTAGGCAATCAATTCACCCAAGTGCAAACTGAATTTGGCCAGAACATGTCTGTGTATGGACACACATACCGGAAGAAAACACTTTACTCGACTTTGATGTTTAAAGTCTCTAGACGTGCAATGAGATACATCCACACTGAATCAAAAAGAGTCGAGTTTACTGGTATGGATAGCATGAAGTGTGGTTGTCTGATGAGGACTAATTACGGGCTGCCATGTGCGTGTTTGATTGCCAAGAAACTGCACCACAATAGGCCTATTAGACTCGATGAGGTTTACAAACATTGGAAGATAATTTGTTTCCAAGATGAAGAAGTTGGTGGCGACGTCGAGGACGATTATGCGTGCACGGCAGAGTGGCAAGCAATTCAGGTGCGTGTTTATTAAAGGCATAATACACTTATTTTACGATTTTACGATCATTATgcgttggtttttaatttttaatggcatattttttttttttttgttttaggaaCGATTGAGGACAGCTGATGTAAGCATGAAAAATGAGATCCGAGATCAACTCCGCAAGATTGCGTATCCTACAACCACCGATGTGGAGCCTCCGACCACAAATGTAAAATCAAAAGGggctaaaaagaaaaaggtggTCCGTGGAACAAGATCCACCAGCAGAGATAAGTCTCGATGGGAGCATGTTGAAGAATATTTCACAGAGACACAAGCGTCGCAATCATCAAAGCCGTCTCCGTCAATTCCGTCCCACTCAAGgccatcatcatcacaaccTACCGCATCAAACCCTATGCCTACGGTGTCTGAAGCTCCGCTCACTGTGTCCAACCCATTGCCACTAACATCATCATCTCAAATTTTTGGAATTAACCACATGCCAAAATTCATGCATCCCTTCATTGAAGATATCATCAACGTGGACGGCGACGGCTATTGTGGTTACCGTGCCGTTGCATTGGCTCAGAGAGGCAACGAAGATGATTTTGAACTGATACGGTGCAACATGAGCAGGGAGTTGCGATTGAATAAGGATATGTATGTTGCTATATTTGGTTGCGAGGAGCGTTACCAATATATCTATGATGCACTACTCCCACCCCCGAGGACGAGGCAACGTACTAGTATTAGGAATAGTGTTGCACCGATGGATAAATGGTTCACGTTGCCGGATATGGGACATATCGTGGCCACCATATTGGATAGAGTAGTTGTTCAGCTCTCCATACTTCAAAACGGGCCTTGTGAAACTTTTTTCCCATTGCGTTCCATTCCGTCACCAAACCCGTCTTCAAGGGTTATTTGCCTTGGCGCGTTACCGGATCACTATGTTTTGGTAAAGCTTAAAGTTGGGTGTCCGATACCCAAATCAAACAAGTCGTGGAAGCAATATTGTGCTAAACAAAGTTTGGGTTGGGAAGATTCATTCATAGCTGCGCAACATAGGTTCGAGGAGATGATGAGCACCGAGAACGTTGTCCCCATCCAACTAGTTGGTGCAGGCAGTAGAGAAACTCCATTGGTGATTGACTGAtcatttggcctattttaatgtattttacgttgttatatattttgatgtaaAGAACATCCATTTTGTAATGATATGAATCGAGATGTAATGACATCCATTTTGTAATGAAATATATTGAAGTGATTTGGTGTTGTGTAATTGTTTGTGTCAATATAATGATATTGGTTGAAGTAATTTTGATGTTGTGTAattgtatgaataatttttCCAATATAAATGTGTCTGGATGAACAGCATTAACAATGGATTTCGCGTGGATGTCATTCCATGGAAGGTCGTGAGTTACAATATCATTGGTtgtcatgaaaatatatttcgGTAACTAGGTACCGGAAGttacccagatttcggtaaataTCTGCCGAACCAGCCTATTTCCAGTGAACAAACGAAATTTTCGGTAGATTGGTACCGAAGTATGTTGTCATTCCGGCAAATAGTTACCGAACTAACATTTCGGTAAACATCTGCCGAATCGTACAAATTCCAGTGAACCACTGAAATTTTCGGTACATTGGTACCGAAATAAGGGGGTATGACAGTAACCTTCGGTGAATATTAACCGAACACATAAACTTCGGGgaatgcgaaccgaaatgtgtTTAAATTTTCAACTGTTTactgggggtataaaagaaaactggggggtagaaaagatgTAAG
This genomic interval from Trifolium pratense cultivar HEN17-A07 linkage group LG6, ARS_RC_1.1, whole genome shotgun sequence contains the following:
- the LOC123892360 gene encoding PKS-NRPS hybrid synthetase cheA-like — protein: MDSRRTKAQNSVTEGEINEVVEVRRPVVLGLFATAIVPSGQPRSPPNVPQPIEIDTSSHFATDREENDRDELIKWARSVSQSLRFAIIVRRSDSGEKRKAQLVLECERSGKYVPAKKKLKSDTSGTRKCECPFRLRGYYNKATKLWRLTVVNGMHNHELDKGLKGHLVAGRLKPQEKEFMDEMTRNAVAPKNILSTLKERDPENKTSAKQVYNARHRYRVKMRASMTEMQHLCKKLDDNKYYYKYRTVVEDGVEHLQDIFFAHPRSITLLNSFHTVLMMDSTYKTSKYKMPLFEIVGYTSTEKTFNVAFAWLSNEKEDNFIWALQQLRCLLRRETNLPKVILTDRDLALMNAIPAVFPEAAALVCRFHVKKNVRTKAAELVKVRDGEKVKAADMRERVCLAFEDVLDSSTEAEYTENVMAFRKLCERWPKFVRYVEETILDTDKEKLVSAWVDKYMHMGNHTTNRAESAHGVLKSYLTDGLGDLVKGWESIHRMLGNQFTQVQTEFGQNMSVYGHTYRKKTLYSTLMFKVSRRAMRYIHTESKRVEFTGMDSMKCGCLMRTNYGLPCACLIAKKLHHNRPIRLDEVYKHWKIICFQDEEVGGDVEDDYACTAEWQAIQERLRTADVSMKNEIRDQLRKIAYPTTTDVEPPTTNVKSKGAKKKKVVRGTRSTSRDKSRWEHVEEYFTETQASQSSKPSPSIPSHSRPSSSQPTASNPMPTVSEAPLTVSNPLPLTSSSQIFGINHMPKFMHPFIEDIINVDGDGYCGYRAVALAQRGNEDDFELIRCNMSRELRLNKDMYVAIFGCEERYQYIYDALLPPPRTRQRTSIRNSVAPMDKWFTLPDMGHIVATILDRVVVQLSILQNGPCETFFPLRSIPSPNPSSRVICLGALPDHYVLVKLKVGCPIPKSNKSWKQYCAKQSLGWEDSFIAAQHRFEEMMSTENVVPIQLVGAGSRETPLVID